The Desulfarculaceae bacterium genome window below encodes:
- the hemW gene encoding radical SAM family heme chaperone HemW, with amino-acid sequence MLASLNKVNLSIHSGKAGLGLYIHLPYCPSRCPYCDFNAKAYDHGEARRLLAGLAVHLERLAPLAQGRALDTVYFGGGTPAMLPAAALAGLLRQARELIGLTPRAEVSLEANPGALSRGKLAALRAAGFNRLSLGAQSFDPELLRAMGRRHTPEDTRRAVAHARQAGFGEVNLDLIYGLPGQSEAQAAADIAAALDLRLEHLSLYELTLAPETPFGRQYRPGQAPLPGDQALAAMEAHALAALEDAGLTRYEVSNFARPGFECRHNQSTWAGGDYLALGPGAHGHLAGVRWAWLADAGAYCDALEQGEEPYAFREELSREQRALELIMLGLRTVRGVELAPLAALLGGDPRRAYPAALAELRQRGWAVIKQGRIVPTARGLAMADAAAALFA; translated from the coding sequence TTGCTAGCATCCTTAAACAAAGTAAACTTATCTATTCACAGTGGCAAAGCTGGCTTAGGCCTTTACATACACCTGCCCTATTGCCCGTCCCGCTGCCCCTACTGCGACTTCAACGCCAAAGCGTATGACCACGGCGAGGCCCGCCGCCTTCTGGCGGGCCTCGCCGTTCATTTGGAGCGTCTGGCCCCCCTGGCCCAGGGACGAGCCCTGGACACGGTGTACTTCGGCGGGGGCACCCCGGCCATGCTGCCCGCCGCCGCCCTGGCCGGGCTCTTGCGGCAAGCCCGCGAACTCATCGGCCTGACGCCCCGGGCCGAGGTCTCCCTGGAGGCCAACCCCGGCGCCTTGAGCCGGGGCAAGCTGGCCGCCCTGCGCGCGGCGGGCTTCAACCGCCTCTCTCTGGGGGCCCAGAGCTTCGACCCCGAATTGCTCCGGGCCATGGGCCGGCGGCATACCCCGGAAGACACCCGCCGGGCCGTGGCCCACGCCCGCCAGGCCGGCTTCGGCGAGGTGAACCTGGATTTGATCTACGGCCTGCCCGGCCAGAGCGAGGCCCAAGCGGCCGCGGACATCGCCGCCGCCCTGGATCTGCGCCTGGAGCATCTCTCCCTGTACGAGCTGACCCTGGCCCCGGAGACGCCCTTTGGGCGGCAATATCGGCCCGGCCAAGCCCCCCTGCCCGGCGACCAGGCCCTGGCGGCCATGGAGGCCCACGCCCTGGCCGCGCTGGAGGACGCCGGGCTGACACGCTACGAGGTGAGCAACTTCGCCCGTCCCGGCTTCGAGTGCCGCCACAACCAAAGCACCTGGGCGGGCGGCGACTATCTGGCCCTGGGCCCGGGAGCCCACGGCCACCTGGCCGGGGTGCGCTGGGCCTGGCTGGCCGATGCGGGGGCCTATTGCGACGCCTTGGAGCAGGGCGAGGAGCCCTATGCCTTCCGCGAGGAGCTGAGCCGGGAGCAGCGGGCCCTGGAGCTGATCATGCTGGGGCTACGCACCGTGCGGGGCGTGGAGCTGGCCCCCCTGGCCGCCCTGTTGGGCGGCGACCCCCGCCGGGCCTACCCCGCCGCCCTGGCCGAGCTGCGCCAGCGCGGCTGGGCGGTGATCAAGCAGGGCCGCATCGTGCCCACCGCCCGGGGCCTGGCCATGGCCGACGCGGCCGCCGCCCTGTTCGCCTGA
- the tadA gene encoding tRNA adenosine(34) deaminase TadA has protein sequence MSAEPFSPQDHGFMARAMEQARAAGAAGEVPVGAVLVDEEGRVLAEAGNAPITRCDPSAHAEMLCLRAAARVVGNYRLTGCTLYVTLEPCPMCAGAVVWARLGRVVFGAPDPKAGAYGSLMDLAALPGLNHHPVVQGGLLAGEAAALLKEFFASRR, from the coding sequence ATGAGCGCCGAGCCTTTCAGCCCCCAGGACCACGGGTTCATGGCCCGGGCCATGGAGCAGGCCCGCGCCGCCGGCGCGGCCGGCGAGGTGCCGGTGGGAGCGGTGCTGGTGGACGAGGAGGGCCGGGTGCTGGCCGAGGCGGGCAACGCCCCCATCACCCGCTGCGACCCCAGCGCCCACGCGGAGATGCTCTGCCTGCGCGCAGCCGCCCGGGTGGTGGGTAATTACCGCCTCACCGGCTGCACCCTCTACGTGACCCTGGAGCCCTGCCCCATGTGCGCCGGGGCCGTGGTGTGGGCCCGGTTGGGGCGGGTGGTATTCGGGGCCCCGGACCCCAAGGCCGGGGCCTACGGCTCGCTGATGGACCTGGCCGCGCTCCCGGGGCTCAACCACCATCCCGTGGTGCAAGGCGGGCTTCTGGCCGGGGAGGCCGCCGCTCTGCTCAAGGAGTTCTTCGCCAGCCGCCGTTAG
- a CDS encoding formyl transferase, whose translation MTPGLIFDPASAGRRLKVAAFMSGSGTNVIKLLETPDPAFEVAFVFSDTATDKCRGQEIARRFDLPYFAYDTRRFHEKRGIKRSVKTAEGLAARQEYDQVAAKLIEAFSVDLIALGGYMSFLTLTGAVNVHPADLSLVGADGSRTFVGDDAVMDAILAGQSELRSSTLFTDLGVDSGPLLMVSDPIAVELPAPLDELRADPARLREVADANQERLKEAGDWVVFPKTVQLIAQGRLGLTESGVVTLDGDPRPSGVRPAELA comes from the coding sequence ATGACCCCCGGTCTCATCTTCGACCCCGCCTCAGCGGGCCGCCGCCTCAAGGTGGCCGCCTTCATGTCCGGCTCGGGCACCAACGTGATCAAACTGCTGGAGACCCCCGACCCGGCCTTCGAAGTGGCCTTCGTCTTCAGCGACACCGCGACCGACAAGTGCCGGGGCCAGGAAATAGCCCGCCGCTTCGATCTGCCCTACTTCGCCTACGACACCCGCCGCTTCCACGAAAAGCGCGGCATCAAGCGCAGCGTGAAGACCGCCGAAGGCCTGGCCGCCCGCCAGGAGTACGACCAGGTGGCCGCCAAGCTTATCGAGGCCTTCTCGGTGGACCTCATCGCCCTGGGCGGTTACATGAGCTTCCTCACCCTCACCGGCGCGGTGAACGTGCATCCGGCCGACCTGAGCCTGGTGGGTGCCGACGGCTCGCGCACCTTTGTGGGCGACGACGCGGTCATGGACGCCATCCTGGCCGGGCAGAGTGAGCTGCGCTCCTCCACCCTGTTCACCGATCTGGGGGTGGATTCGGGCCCCCTGCTCATGGTCTCCGACCCCATCGCCGTGGAGCTGCCCGCGCCCCTGGACGAGCTACGGGCCGATCCGGCGCGTCTGCGCGAGGTGGCCGACGCTAACCAGGAGCGGCTCAAGGAGGCGGGCGACTGGGTGGTCTTCCCCAAGACAGTGCAGCTCATCGCCCAGGGCCGCCTGGGGCTCACCGAGAGCGGCGTGGTCACCCTGGACGGCGATCCCCGCCCATCGGGTGTGCGCCCGGCAGAGCTGGCCTGA
- a CDS encoding OsmC family protein, producing the protein MQISTDQSKEEGGDASAPEPFALFLASLGTCAGVYALSFCRARQIPTDGMKIKQTNYFETEPQMKLVRVELALELPEGFPAKYEKAVTRAMDLCAVKKTIFNPPEIEITAARS; encoded by the coding sequence ATGCAGATAAGCACCGACCAATCCAAGGAAGAGGGCGGCGATGCCTCGGCTCCCGAGCCCTTTGCCCTGTTCCTGGCTTCCCTGGGCACCTGCGCCGGCGTCTATGCCTTGAGCTTTTGCCGGGCCCGCCAGATACCCACCGACGGCATGAAGATCAAGCAGACCAATTACTTTGAGACGGAACCCCAGATGAAGCTGGTTCGGGTGGAGCTCGCCCTGGAGCTGCCCGAGGGGTTTCCCGCCAAATATGAAAAGGCCGTCACCAGGGCCATGGACCTTTGCGCGGTCAAAAAGACCATTTTCAATCCGCCCGAGATTGAAATTACCGCCGCGCGGAGCTGA
- a CDS encoding AsnC family transcriptional regulator, translating to MPLDALDKKIIAYLQADLPLEPRPFAPLAQELGLSEAEVVARIQALADGKFMRRFGATLRHQRSGFASNVMVAWRVPPERASEVGQALAGFRQVSHCYWREPCDDFPYNLFSMVHGRDEDECRAVVAEMAALAQADEYDLLFSLEELKKTSMRYFDREGEIHEG from the coding sequence ATGCCACTCGACGCCTTAGACAAGAAGATCATCGCCTATCTGCAAGCGGACCTGCCCTTGGAGCCGCGCCCCTTCGCGCCCCTGGCCCAAGAGCTGGGCCTGAGCGAGGCCGAGGTGGTGGCGCGCATCCAGGCCCTGGCCGACGGCAAATTCATGCGCCGCTTCGGGGCCACCCTAAGGCACCAGCGCTCCGGCTTTGCCAGCAACGTGATGGTGGCCTGGCGGGTGCCGCCGGAGCGGGCCAGCGAGGTGGGCCAGGCCCTGGCCGGCTTCCGCCAAGTGAGCCATTGCTATTGGCGCGAGCCCTGCGACGACTTTCCCTATAACCTGTTTTCCATGGTGCACGGCCGCGACGAGGACGAGTGCCGCGCGGTGGTGGCCGAGATGGCGGCCCTGGCCCAGGCCGACGAGTACGACTTGCTATTCTCCCTTGAGGAGCTTAAAAAGACTTCCATGCGCTATTTCGACCGAGAGGGTGAAATTCATGAAGGATGA
- the hemL gene encoding glutamate-1-semialdehyde 2,1-aminomutase — protein MKDDRSRELWARAQKVMPGGVNSPVRAMNAVGREPVFIRSARGCYVEDVDGNRYIDYVGSWGPMILGHANEDVVAAVKKAADRGTSFGAPTEAEVTFAEMLARLMPNLEQVRLVSSGTEATMSALRLARGYTGRDLIVKFDGCYHGHSDGLLVAAGSGLATLGIPSCPGVPDEIAELSVSLPYNDLAAVEKLFHDKGDQVAAVIIEPVAGNMGVVPPAPGYLQGLRDICDEYNTLLIFDEVITGFRVALGGAQSIYEVTPDLTTLGKIIGGGLPLGAYGGKAEIMSKVSPAGPVYQAGTLSGNPLATAAGLCALDLLDVAGVYERLDELSARLFDGLGQIFAEAKLPHFGNRVGSMFSYFFQKGPVSDWDSASKSDTEAFARWHAAMLKRGIYLAPSQYECAFVSLAHDNDAIDQTLSAAGEAVKEV, from the coding sequence ATGAAGGATGATAGATCCCGCGAGCTATGGGCGCGGGCGCAGAAAGTGATGCCCGGGGGGGTGAACAGTCCGGTGCGCGCCATGAACGCGGTGGGCCGCGAGCCGGTGTTCATACGCTCGGCCCGGGGCTGCTACGTCGAGGACGTGGACGGCAATCGCTATATCGACTACGTGGGCTCCTGGGGCCCCATGATCCTGGGCCACGCCAACGAGGACGTGGTGGCGGCGGTGAAAAAGGCCGCCGACCGGGGCACCAGCTTCGGCGCGCCCACCGAAGCCGAGGTCACCTTCGCGGAGATGCTGGCCCGCCTGATGCCCAACCTGGAGCAGGTGCGCTTGGTAAGTAGCGGCACCGAGGCCACCATGAGCGCCCTGCGCCTGGCCCGGGGCTACACCGGCCGCGACCTCATCGTGAAGTTCGACGGCTGCTACCACGGCCACAGCGACGGCCTGTTGGTGGCGGCCGGTTCGGGCCTGGCCACCCTGGGCATACCTTCCTGCCCCGGGGTGCCCGACGAGATCGCCGAGCTTTCGGTGAGCCTACCCTACAACGACCTGGCCGCGGTGGAGAAGCTGTTCCACGACAAGGGCGATCAGGTGGCCGCGGTGATCATCGAGCCGGTGGCCGGCAACATGGGCGTGGTGCCCCCTGCCCCGGGCTATCTGCAGGGACTCCGCGACATCTGCGACGAGTACAACACCTTGCTCATCTTCGACGAGGTGATCACCGGCTTCCGGGTGGCCCTGGGCGGCGCTCAGAGCATCTACGAGGTGACCCCGGACCTGACCACCCTGGGCAAGATCATCGGCGGCGGCCTGCCCCTGGGGGCTTACGGCGGCAAGGCCGAGATCATGAGCAAGGTATCCCCGGCCGGGCCGGTGTATCAGGCGGGCACCCTCTCGGGCAACCCCCTGGCCACGGCGGCCGGGCTCTGCGCCTTGGACCTGTTGGACGTGGCCGGGGTTTACGAGCGCCTGGACGAGCTCTCGGCGCGGCTGTTCGACGGCCTGGGCCAGATCTTCGCCGAGGCCAAGCTGCCCCACTTCGGCAACCGGGTGGGCTCCATGTTCAGCTACTTCTTCCAAAAAGGGCCGGTGAGCGACTGGGACAGCGCCTCCAAGAGCGACACCGAGGCCTTTGCCCGCTGGCACGCGGCCATGCTCAAAAGGGGCATCTACCTGGCCCCCAGCCAGTACGAGTGCGCCTTCGTGTCCCTGGCCCACGACAACGACGCCATCGACCAGACCTTGTCGGCGGCGGGAGAAGCGGTCAAGGAAGTCTAG
- a CDS encoding TAXI family TRAP transporter solute-binding subunit, giving the protein MSENIAIAIPALFSVANHFGKQVLEPPIAAQASGSVHREPWGGQIEMKRADYRITWIFPKLRVLTAAACLTALVFLLPAWAAPALAGTTLVMGTGSAGSPYHRFGQTFANIVNQSSAKTGIRIKVVASIGSVDNIKGLLSGRFQLALSQADVAQMAWAGKGPWAKAGPQKSLRTIYDIYTEGMTCVATVASGIKTAKDLRGKRVALGERDSGTLVNAVQALSLGLLKPSDLGQTLYVGPDQAMRLMYDGKLDAFFYMVGHPSVILKKFLAHYGKARVVPFRLSSAMKNEIPYYVPYFIWKRDYPGLRNPLSKTDTFGIETFLMTTDKIPSEVTYEVFRMFLLNLKDLKARLPFMYATEAPTKKNFKVHVWNVSAPYHTGITQLMKEMGVIDSGASPVQ; this is encoded by the coding sequence ATGTCCGAAAACATAGCAATCGCTATTCCCGCTTTGTTCTCAGTGGCAAATCACTTTGGCAAACAGGTGCTGGAGCCTCCAATTGCTGCTCAAGCGAGTGGCAGCGTGCACCGGGAGCCCTGGGGGGGACAAATTGAAATGAAACGCGCTGACTACCGTATAACCTGGATTTTCCCGAAGCTGAGAGTGCTCACCGCGGCGGCGTGCCTGACGGCCTTGGTGTTTCTTTTGCCGGCCTGGGCAGCTCCGGCCCTGGCGGGCACCACCTTGGTCATGGGGACCGGCAGTGCGGGTTCCCCATACCATCGCTTCGGCCAGACGTTTGCCAATATAGTCAATCAATCAAGCGCCAAAACCGGTATTCGCATAAAAGTGGTGGCTTCGATAGGTTCGGTTGACAACATCAAGGGACTGCTTTCGGGCCGCTTCCAACTGGCCTTGTCCCAAGCCGACGTGGCCCAAATGGCTTGGGCTGGCAAGGGCCCCTGGGCCAAGGCGGGCCCGCAAAAGAGCCTGCGCACCATTTACGATATCTACACCGAAGGGATGACCTGCGTGGCCACGGTGGCCTCGGGAATAAAAACCGCCAAGGACCTCAGGGGCAAACGGGTGGCCCTGGGGGAGCGGGACTCGGGCACCCTGGTCAATGCGGTGCAGGCTCTGTCGCTGGGCCTGCTCAAGCCTTCCGACTTGGGGCAAACCCTGTACGTGGGCCCTGACCAGGCCATGCGCCTGATGTACGACGGCAAGCTGGACGCTTTCTTCTACATGGTCGGACACCCCAGTGTCATACTGAAAAAGTTCCTGGCTCATTATGGTAAGGCCCGCGTGGTGCCCTTCCGCCTCAGCTCGGCCATGAAAAATGAAATCCCCTACTACGTGCCCTACTTCATCTGGAAGCGCGACTATCCCGGCCTGCGCAACCCGTTAAGTAAAACGGACACCTTCGGCATCGAAACCTTCCTTATGACCACGGACAAAATCCCCAGCGAGGTCACCTACGAAGTGTTCCGCATGTTCCTGCTAAATTTGAAAGACCTGAAAGCCCGTCTACCTTTCATGTACGCGACCGAGGCGCCCACTAAGAAAAACTTCAAAGTGCACGTTTGGAACGTAAGCGCCCCCTACCATACCGGGATAACCCAGCTAATGAAGGAAATGGGGGTGATCGATTCCGGGGCCTCGCCGGTGCAATGA
- a CDS encoding GGDEF domain-containing protein, giving the protein MNFEVIILVAEAVVVYLLVLGAHALRHWAGLAHFYALIGGLTAVMSWITDAGVVVKVAGVDFMVGSTVFYTSLLLAVFVVYVFDGVRATRIAISTVIGVSIMVPVIAVVLNLQIDLAGMPALGYVPSPSLRVNAASVLATFADLLFLAIAWEFMNNRLQWIPLGIRAFFTLLGVMWLDVVLFATGAFGGQPDYAAIMQGTAFSRLIVSCFAAPMLWAYLAWQNRRYDTEMTQRPILAILKQFADMKRELTQAQQEIERRKKAERALRQSQERLRFLATTDELTKLPNRRRFWEVAGSESQRAHRYASSFSLALLDIDKFKDVNDSKGHAAGDQVLAQLAAVCKEQLRSVDTLARVGGEEFALLLPETSSETAVTAAERVRAAVERAVFNTDKGPVKITVSIGVATLTDGSSGPETLYTQADQALYKAKNLGRNHVAVAEGPKVAA; this is encoded by the coding sequence TTGAACTTTGAAGTAATCATCTTGGTCGCGGAAGCGGTGGTGGTCTATCTGTTGGTGCTGGGGGCGCACGCCCTGCGCCATTGGGCGGGCCTGGCCCATTTCTACGCTCTCATCGGCGGGCTGACCGCGGTCATGTCCTGGATCACCGACGCCGGGGTGGTGGTCAAGGTGGCCGGGGTGGATTTCATGGTGGGCTCCACCGTGTTCTACACCTCGCTCTTGTTGGCCGTGTTCGTGGTCTACGTCTTCGACGGGGTGCGGGCCACCCGCATCGCCATCTCCACGGTGATAGGCGTGTCCATCATGGTGCCGGTCATCGCGGTGGTGCTGAACCTCCAGATCGACCTGGCGGGCATGCCCGCCCTGGGCTACGTGCCCTCGCCCAGCCTGCGCGTCAACGCCGCCTCGGTGCTGGCCACCTTCGCTGACCTGCTGTTCCTGGCCATCGCCTGGGAGTTCATGAACAACCGGCTGCAATGGATACCCCTGGGCATCCGCGCCTTTTTCACCCTCTTGGGGGTCATGTGGCTGGACGTGGTGCTCTTCGCCACCGGGGCCTTCGGCGGCCAGCCGGACTATGCGGCCATCATGCAAGGCACCGCCTTCAGCCGCCTCATAGTCTCCTGCTTCGCCGCGCCCATGCTCTGGGCCTACCTGGCCTGGCAGAACCGGCGCTACGACACCGAGATGACCCAGAGGCCCATCCTGGCCATCCTCAAGCAGTTCGCGGACATGAAGCGCGAGCTGACCCAGGCCCAGCAGGAGATCGAACGGCGCAAGAAGGCCGAGCGCGCCCTTCGGCAAAGCCAGGAGCGCCTCAGGTTTCTGGCCACCACCGACGAGCTGACCAAGCTGCCCAACCGCCGCCGCTTCTGGGAGGTGGCCGGCTCGGAGAGCCAGCGGGCCCACCGCTACGCTTCCTCCTTCTCCCTGGCCTTGTTGGACATTGACAAGTTCAAGGATGTCAACGACTCCAAGGGGCACGCCGCCGGCGACCAGGTGCTGGCCCAGCTGGCCGCGGTCTGCAAGGAACAGCTCAGGTCGGTGGACACCCTGGCCCGGGTGGGCGGCGAGGAGTTCGCCCTGCTGCTGCCCGAGACATCCTCGGAAACGGCGGTGACCGCCGCCGAGCGGGTGCGGGCGGCGGTGGAGCGGGCGGTGTTCAACACCGACAAGGGCCCGGTGAAGATCACGGTGAGCATCGGGGTGGCCACCCTGACCGACGGCTCCTCGGGCCCCGAAACCCTCTACACCCAGGCGGACCAAGCCCTGTACAAGGCCAAGAACCTGGGCCGCAACCACGTGGCCGTGGCCGAGGGGCCCAAGGTGGCGGCTTAG
- a CDS encoding PEP-CTERM sorting domain-containing protein codes for MLALAGVARIALAVLLAIALLGPAAASASSFTFGGDNNFKVQSRGKVDPYQAGVTGTSAGTGDMLMDYYVGLYNFKLFDAIGTSDVSVGDSFTGLDYAISSQRGVNDPNFYITSDYFRKQGPDKKHIPDSYEMAGSLVLTSVSFDSDYQITLKGYLSDLSFNDSTGSAILQDLRGSDTVDFLLTVSYSDKTSHEFIPVLQSKNLSTWAKMSGSISGGGSAAAPEPGTLLLVVSSLGGLAAWRRRRKKVTARA; via the coding sequence ATGCTTGCCCTGGCCGGAGTTGCCCGGATCGCCCTGGCGGTTCTGCTCGCGATAGCCCTCTTGGGGCCCGCCGCGGCCTCCGCCTCGTCGTTCACCTTTGGCGGCGACAACAACTTCAAAGTCCAGAGCAGGGGGAAGGTCGATCCCTACCAGGCCGGGGTCACCGGCACCTCGGCGGGCACCGGCGACATGCTCATGGACTACTACGTGGGCCTGTACAACTTCAAACTATTCGACGCCATCGGCACCAGCGACGTGTCGGTGGGCGACAGCTTCACCGGCCTGGACTACGCCATCAGCAGCCAGAGGGGGGTCAACGACCCCAACTTCTACATAACCTCGGATTACTTCCGCAAACAGGGGCCGGACAAGAAGCACATCCCCGACTCCTACGAGATGGCCGGCAGCCTGGTGCTGACCTCGGTCAGCTTCGACTCGGACTACCAGATCACCCTCAAGGGCTATCTCAGCGACCTGTCCTTCAACGACTCCACCGGCTCGGCCATCCTGCAAGACCTGAGGGGATCGGACACTGTGGACTTTTTGCTCACCGTGTCCTACTCGGACAAGACCTCCCACGAGTTCATCCCAGTGCTCCAGTCCAAGAACCTCTCCACCTGGGCCAAGATGTCGGGCAGCATCAGCGGGGGCGGCTCGGCCGCGGCCCCGGAGCCGGGCACCCTGCTCTTGGTGGTCTCGTCCCTGGGCGGCCTGGCCGCCTGGCGCCGCCGCCGCAAGAAAGTCACCGCCCGCGCCTAG
- a CDS encoding AtpZ/AtpI family protein, which yields MGRFISESTREYLMILARASSMGISMVLATVMGLGAGWLVDKYFGTQPWGFFIGLLMGIVAGFRNVYILYKRSERAQERIDQKEKAQKK from the coding sequence TTGGGCCGGTTTATCAGCGAGAGCACCCGCGAGTATCTGATGATCCTGGCCCGGGCCAGCTCCATGGGCATCTCCATGGTGTTGGCCACGGTGATGGGCCTGGGCGCGGGCTGGCTGGTGGACAAATACTTCGGCACCCAGCCCTGGGGCTTTTTCATAGGCCTGTTGATGGGCATCGTGGCCGGCTTCCGCAACGTCTACATTTTGTACAAACGGTCGGAACGCGCCCAGGAGCGCATCGACCAGAAGGAAAAGGCGCAGAAGAAATAG
- a CDS encoding ATP synthase subunit I — translation MAHQPLTMATPEADLMKGLWWANLVTFGVLSAGAFLLASWHSALSVVVGGVIALINYRLLQRTVCRALLPKEKEGVLRKVLAKYYLRFIATAVLLFFLVRQGVVEPLGLLVGLSVVVVTIFAWGVRQALRLRKEAL, via the coding sequence GTGGCGCATCAACCCCTGACCATGGCTACACCCGAAGCGGACCTCATGAAGGGTCTGTGGTGGGCCAATCTGGTCACCTTCGGGGTGCTCAGCGCCGGCGCTTTCCTTTTGGCCAGCTGGCACAGCGCGCTCAGCGTGGTGGTGGGCGGGGTCATCGCCCTGATCAACTACCGCCTGTTGCAGCGCACCGTGTGCCGCGCCCTGTTGCCCAAGGAAAAAGAGGGCGTGCTCCGGAAAGTTTTGGCCAAGTATTACCTACGGTTTATCGCCACCGCGGTGCTCCTGTTCTTCCTGGTGCGCCAGGGAGTGGTGGAGCCGCTGGGGCTCTTAGTGGGCCTGTCGGTTGTGGTGGTTACGATCTTCGCCTGGGGAGTCCGCCAGGCGCTTAGGCTTCGCAAGGAGGCGTTGTAA
- the atpB gene encoding F0F1 ATP synthase subunit A, whose product MEHPLTLLGLLFDQMGPGLAGWYHHNPHVVYSWLIILFLLVAAKLAVGAVKMIPSGGQNFFEVLIGGFEDFSVDVMGEHGRPFYPLIATLFIYILCMNWIGLIPGMMSPTSNINTPLSMALVVFVLYNFVGIKSHGFKYIKHFMGPIWWLAPLMLPIELIGHFSRILSLTFRLFGNVLGEDLVLAILFVLAGMFFAPLPMMFLAIFTSFVQAFIFSLLTMLYIAGSLEEAH is encoded by the coding sequence ATGGAACATCCACTGACGCTGCTGGGATTGTTGTTCGACCAGATGGGCCCCGGCCTCGCGGGCTGGTACCACCACAACCCCCACGTGGTCTACTCCTGGCTGATCATCCTGTTCCTGCTGGTGGCGGCCAAGCTGGCGGTGGGCGCGGTGAAGATGATCCCCTCCGGCGGGCAGAACTTCTTCGAGGTGCTTATCGGCGGCTTCGAGGACTTCTCCGTGGACGTCATGGGCGAGCACGGCCGTCCCTTCTATCCGCTCATCGCCACCCTGTTCATCTACATCCTGTGCATGAACTGGATCGGCCTGATCCCGGGCATGATGTCGCCCACCAGCAACATCAACACCCCGCTGTCCATGGCCCTGGTGGTGTTCGTGCTCTACAACTTCGTGGGCATCAAGAGCCACGGCTTCAAGTACATCAAGCACTTCATGGGCCCCATCTGGTGGTTGGCCCCCCTGATGCTGCCCATCGAGCTGATCGGGCACTTCAGCCGCATCCTGAGCCTGACCTTCCGTCTGTTCGGCAACGTGCTGGGCGAGGACCTGGTGCTGGCCATCCTGTTCGTCCTGGCGGGCATGTTCTTCGCGCCCCTGCCCATGATGTTCCTGGCCATCTTCACCAGCTTCGTGCAGGCGTTCATCTTCAGCCTGCTGACCATGCTCTACATCGCCGGCTCGCTGGAAGAGGCTCACTAG
- the atpE gene encoding ATP synthase F0 subunit C: MKKFSLIAGLTGLFTLGLAAVAMAADAGAMAEAAKLFAATVTAAGFGIGIAAFGTGIGQGIAIKGAVEGTARNPEASGKITVTMLIGLAMVESLCIYALVISLILLYAYPMAAPVAKFLGMS; this comes from the coding sequence ATGAAGAAGTTCTCTCTGATCGCGGGTCTGACCGGCCTGTTCACCTTGGGTCTGGCCGCCGTGGCCATGGCCGCCGACGCCGGCGCCATGGCGGAGGCCGCCAAGCTGTTCGCCGCCACCGTGACCGCCGCCGGCTTCGGCATCGGCATCGCGGCTTTCGGCACCGGTATCGGCCAGGGCATCGCCATCAAGGGCGCCGTGGAAGGCACCGCGCGCAACCCCGAGGCCAGCGGCAAGATCACCGTGACCATGCTGATCGGTCTGGCCATGGTTGAGTCCCTTTGTATTTACGCCTTGGTTATCAGCCTGATTCTGCTCTACGCCTACCCCATGGCCGCTCCCGTGGCCAAGTTCCTGGGTATGTCCTAG
- a CDS encoding redox-sensing transcriptional repressor Rex, with translation MKFLKIPAATITRLSLYTRALEGLVKEQVTVVSSKRLAELCGVNPAQIRKDLAYFGQFGVRGVGYYVKELLFDIKKILGLNKEWNLAIVGVGNLGCALVAHENFSKQGYRFVAAFDADPMKIGRKLVTGLVIHPPNEMASICKEKQVEMGVIAAPPNFAQEIANRFIDVGVKGILNFAPTQIHAPEGVKVENVDFTVKLDNLAYYLTTG, from the coding sequence ATGAAGTTCCTGAAGATTCCGGCAGCCACCATCACCCGCCTGTCGCTCTACACCAGGGCCCTGGAAGGCCTGGTCAAGGAGCAGGTGACCGTGGTGTCATCCAAGCGGCTGGCCGAGCTCTGCGGGGTGAACCCGGCCCAGATCCGCAAGGACCTGGCCTACTTCGGCCAGTTCGGCGTGCGCGGAGTCGGCTACTACGTCAAAGAGCTTCTGTTCGACATCAAGAAGATCCTGGGCCTGAACAAGGAGTGGAACCTAGCCATCGTCGGGGTGGGCAACCTGGGTTGCGCCCTGGTGGCTCACGAGAACTTCTCCAAGCAGGGCTACCGCTTCGTCGCCGCCTTTGACGCGGACCCCATGAAGATCGGCCGCAAGCTGGTCACCGGCCTGGTGATCCATCCGCCCAACGAGATGGCCAGCATCTGCAAGGAAAAGCAGGTGGAGATGGGGGTCATCGCCGCGCCGCCCAACTTCGCCCAGGAGATCGCCAACCGCTTCATCGACGTGGGGGTCAAGGGCATCCTGAACTTCGCGCCCACCCAGATCCACGCGCCCGAGGGCGTCAAGGTGGAGAACGTGGACTTCACCGTGAAGCTGGACAACCTGGCGTATTACCTGACGACGGGGTAG